The proteins below come from a single Solea solea chromosome 6, fSolSol10.1, whole genome shotgun sequence genomic window:
- the gnat1 gene encoding guanine nucleotide-binding protein G(t) subunit alpha-1: MGAGASAEDKRSRELEKKLKEDADKDARTVKLLLLGAGESGKSTIVKQMKIIHQDGYSLEESLEFITIIYSNTLQSMMAIVKAMNTLNINYGHSDQQDDARKLVHIADTIEEGTMPKELSDIILRLWKDSGIQACFDRASEYQLNDSAGYYLSDLERLVQPGYVPTEQDVLRSRVKTTGIIETQFGLKDLNFRMFDVGGQRSERKKWIHCFEGVTCIIFIAALSAYDMVLVEDDEVNRMHESLHLFNSICNHRYFATTSIVLFLNKKDVFLEKIKKAHLSMCFPDYDGPNTYEDAGNYIKVQFLDLNLRRDIKEIYSHMTCATDTENVKFVFDAVTDIIIKENLKDCGLF; the protein is encoded by the exons ATGGGGGCTGGAGCAAGCGCCGAGGATAAACGCTCCAGAGAGCTGGAGAAGAAGCTCAAGGAGGATGCAGACAAGGATGCGAGAACggtcaagctgctgctgctag GTGCGGGAGAATCAGGCAAAAGTACAATTGTCAAACAGATGAA AATTATCCATCAAGACGGTTACTCACTTGAAGAGTCCTTGGAGTTCATCACGATCATCTACAGCAACACGCTGCAGTCAATGATGGCCATAGTGAAGGCCATGAACACCCTCAATATTAACTACGGCCACTCTGACCAGCAG GACGACGCCAGGAAACTGGTGCACATTGCAGACACGATTGAGGAAGGCACCATGCCCAAGGAGCTGTCGGACATCATTTTGCGCCTGTGGAAGGACTCGGGCATTCAGGCCTGCTTTGACAGAGCGTCAGAGTATCAGCTCAACGACTCTGCTGGATA TTACCTGAGCGACTTGGAGCGACTGGTCCAGCCAGGATACGTCCCCACCGAGCAGGACGTGCTGCGATCAAGAGTGAAGACGACCGGTATCATTGAGACCCAGTTTGGATTGAAAGATCTGAATTTCAG GATGTTTGATGTGGGCGGCCAAAGGTCAGAGAGGAAGAAGTGGATTCACTGTTTCGAAGGTGTCACCTGTATCATCTTCATTGCTGCTTTGAGTGCCTACGACATGGTGCTGGTGGAAGATGATGAAGTG AACCGAATGCACGAGAGTCTGCACTTGTTCAACAGTATCTGCAACCACCGCTACTTCGCCACCACTTCCATCGTACTTTTCCTCAACAAGAAAGACGTGTTCCTGGAGAAGATCAAGAAAGCTCATCTCAGCATGTGTTTCCCCGACTACGACG gaCCCAACACCTACGAGGACGCCGGTAACTACATCAAAGTGCAGTTCCTGGACCTGAACTTGAGGCGCGACATAAAAGAAATCTACTCTCACATGACCTgtgccacagacacagagaacgTCAAGTTTGTGTTTGACGCCGTAACCGACATCATCATCAAGGAAAACCTCAAAGATTGTGGTCTCTTCTAA